In one Thunnus maccoyii chromosome 12, fThuMac1.1, whole genome shotgun sequence genomic region, the following are encoded:
- the ackr4a gene encoding atypical chemokine receptor 4: protein MEVSAEDDYYYHENFSFNFSYDDYSPLCEKGDIRSFAALFFPITYTVCVVVGLTGNILVVAVYAYHKRLKTMTDVFLTQLAVADLLLLFTLPFWAADAARGWELGEVVCKIVSACYTVNFTCCMLLLACISLDRYLALARAQGREQGGWLQRIFTRRHCWKVCGIVWGTAFILGLPDLILSEVRWASDRNICQAIYPPSLAREAKASLEIAEVLLGFVIPLLVMVICYWRVGRALKSLPIESRGKKWKTLRVLLIVVGVFVVTQLPYNVLKVYRTMDFVYILVTHCGTSKVLHQAAQVTKSLALTHCCLNPILYAFVGSSLRQHMMKVVKKFGEKRKRSGRTRTPAEDEGMEMSFNSCSASQETNTFSI, encoded by the coding sequence ATGGAAGTCTCGGCGGAGGATGACTACTATTACCATGAGAACTTCAGTTTCAACTTCAGCTATGATGACTACTCCCCACTCTGTGAGAAGGGTGACATCCGCTCTTTCGCAGCCCTTTTCTTCCCCATCACGtacacagtgtgtgtggtggtggggcTGACAGGAAACATCTTAGTGGTGGCTGTGTATGCCTACCACAAACGCCTGAAGACCATGACAGATGTTTTCCTCACCCAACTGGCTGTGGCGGACCTGCTCCTGCTCTTTACGCTGCCTTTCTGGGCTGCTGACGCGGCGAGGGGTTGGGAGCTCGGGGAGGTCGTCTGCAAGATCGTGTCGGCCTGCTACACTGTCAACTTCACCTGCTGCATGCTACTGCTGGCCTGCATCAGCCTGGATCGGTACTTAGCGCTGGCCAGAGCACAGGGCAGAGAGCAAGGAGGGTGGTTGCAGAGGATATTCACCAGGAGACACTGCTGGAAGGTGTGTGGGATTGTTTGGGGGACAGCTTTCATCCTGGGCCTGCCTGATTTGATACTGTCTGAAGTTAGGTGGGCATCGGATAGGAATATCTGTCAAGCTATCTATCCTCCATCTTTAGCTAGAGAGGCTAAAGCTTCCCTGGAGATAGCCGAGGTGCTGCTGGGATTTGTGATTCCTCTCCTGGTTATGGTGATCTGTTACTGGAGAGTGGGCCGAGCGCTTAAGAGCCTCCCTATCGAGAGCAGAGGCAAGAAGTGGAAAACCCTGCGTGTTCTCCTAATAGTAGTGGGGGTGTTTGTGGTCACTCAGCTGCCCTATAACGTTTTGAAGGTCTACCGGACGATGGACTTTGTCTACATTTTAGTGACCCACTGTGGGACAAGCAAAGTGTTGCACCAGGCGGCTCAGGTGACAAAGAGTCTGGCCCTCACTCACTGCTGCCTCAACCCGATCCTCTACGCCTTCGTGGGGTCCTCCTTGCGGCAGCATATGATGAAAGTGGTCAAGAAGTTTggggagaagagaaaaagaagcgGGAGGACGAGAACTCCTGCAGAGGATGAAGGGATGGAGATGTCATTCAACTCCTGCAGTGCATCCCAAGAGACTAACACATTCTCAATATGA